The following are encoded together in the Coffea arabica cultivar ET-39 chromosome 1c, Coffea Arabica ET-39 HiFi, whole genome shotgun sequence genome:
- the LOC113740086 gene encoding serine carboxypeptidase 1-like, with protein MASATQSHGGHGHGNDPLVNFLKARSLKRSVNHVNEELGNEYSPVYIGPQEGLKEADKITTLPGEPNGVNFDQYSGYVTVDPKAGRALFYYFAESQNSSTKPLVLWLNGGPGCSSLGAGAMTELGPFRVSKGGKTLWKNPYAWNNVANVLFLESPAGVGFSYSNTSSDYITGDTKTAADSYTFLVNWLERFPEYKTRDFLITGESYAGHYVPQLAQLILHINKITNQTVINLKGVAIGNGYYDIEAQNSGSYDYYWTHALISDEIHHGIVSNCNFSSAYPPTEACQAYQSQANSAIGNIDYDNIYAPLCSSNTPPWINEYDPCSFNYAYTYLNTPAMQKSLHANTSGIPGPWETCNGYIGSHWDDEPDTVLPVIKELTSSGISVWLYSGDTDSVCSVTTTRYGLNKLGLSVKTPWYAWYTQGEVGGYAVEYENLTFVTVRGAGHFVPSYQPARALTLFSSFLDGRLPPSN; from the exons ATGGCGTCTGCAACACAAAGTCATGGTGGACATGGACATGGGAATGATCCTCTTGTAAATTTCCTTAAGGCTCGTAGCTTAAAAAGATCGGTCAATCATGTGAATGAGGAGTTGGGGAACGAGTACTCCCCAGTTTACATAGGCCCGCAGGAGGGTTTGAAGGAAGCTGACAAGATCACGACATTGCCAGGTGAACCAAATGGCGTGAATTTTGATCAATATTCTGGGTATGTCACTGTTGATCCTAAGGCTGGTCGAGCTCTTTTCTACTATTTTGCTGAGTCTCAAAATTCATCTACCAAGCCTCTTGTGCTCTGGCTAAATGGAG GACCTGGTTGCTCTTCACTCGGGGCTGGAGCTATGACCGAACTTGGACCGTTTCGAGTTAGTAAAGGCGGAAAAACGCTGTGGAAAAACCCGTATGCCTGGAACAATG TGGCAAATGTACTTTTCCTGGAATCTCCTGCCGGTGTTGGATTTTCTTACTCAAACACGTCGTCTGATTACATTACCGGAGACACAAAAACTGCTGCAGATTCTTATACATTTCTGGTCAATTGGTTAGAAAGATTCCCAGAGTACAAAACCAGAGATTTCTTGATAACTGGAGAAAGTTATGCTGGCCATTACGTGCCTCAACTTGCTCAATTGATCCTCCATATTAACAAGATAACTAACCAAACTGTTATTAACTTGAAAGGAGTTGCT ATTGGTAATGGATACTACGATATTGAAGCACAAAACAGTGGATCTTATGATTATTACTGGACACATGCCCTAATATCTGATGAAATCCATCATGGTATAGTTTCCAATTGCAATTTTTCCTCAGCATATCCACCTACAGAGGCTTGTCAAGCATACCAAAGCCAAGCAAATTCAGCTATAGGCAATATCGATTATGACAATATTTATGCTCCCTTGTGTTCTTCAAATACTCCTCCATGG ATAAATGAGTATGATCCATGCTCATTTAATTATGCTTACACTTACCTGAATACTCCTGCCATGCAAAAGTCACTTCATGCTAATACATCTGGAATCCCTGGACCTTGGGAGACCTGCAA TGGCTACATAGGCTCTCATTGGGATGATGAGCCAGATACAGTGTTACCTGTCATCAAGGAGCTCACTTCAAGTGGCATTAGCGTTTGGCTGTACAG TGGAGACACAGACAGTGTATGTTCTGTGACAACAACTAGGTACGGCTTGAACAAACTCGGGTTATCGGTGAAAACTCCTTGGTATGCTTGGTACACTCAAGGCGAG GTTGGTGGTTATGCAGTGGAATATGAAAACTTGACCTTTGTGACAGTAAGGGGAGCTGGACATTTTGTTCCGAGTTATCAGCCTGCCCGGGCGCTAACTTTATTCTCATCCTTCTTGGATGGAAGGCTTCCACCTTCCAACTAG
- the LOC140005439 gene encoding uncharacterized protein produces MGDFNDLRLNEEKWGGKDRAEGGFREFNRFIKANNLIDLGYQGVPWTWSNSWERDGEVKESLDRCPCSTEWMQRYEKARCNHGEIEASDHLMLIVDTNSDTKRKKRRFYFDQRWTKNPETMEVIQGVWRKDHLGSRMFKVTRKIKECRIAILEWRKKVQGNSKVRIKE; encoded by the coding sequence ATGGGAGATTTTAATGACTTGAGATTGAATGAGGAGAAGTGGGGAGGAAAAGATAGAGCTGAAGGTGGTTTTAGAGAGTTCAACAGGTTTATTAAAGCCAATAATTTGATTGATCTAGGATATCAAGGAGTGCCATGGACATGGAGCAATAGCTGGGAGAGGGATGGTGAGGTGAAGGAAAGCTTGGACAGGTGCCCATGTAGTACAGAATGGATGCAACGATATGAGAAAGCACGGTGCAATCATGGTGAAATAGAAGCATCAGATCATCTCATGCTAATAGTTGACACTAATTCAGATACCAAAAGGAAGAAGAGGAGGTTCTACTTTGATCAAAGATGGACCAAAAATCCAGAAACAATGGAGGTGATTCAAGGAGTATGGAGAAAAGATCACCTTGGATCCAGAATGTTCAAAGTGACCAGGAAAATAAAGGAATGCCGCATTGCTATTCTGGAATGGAGGAAAAAAGTGCAAGGTAATTCCAAAGTAAGAATCAAGGAGTAA